The Tripterygium wilfordii isolate XIE 37 chromosome 5, ASM1340144v1, whole genome shotgun sequence genome window below encodes:
- the LOC119998882 gene encoding heat stress transcription factor A-8, whose translation MVKSGVNDDGSQSIPPFLRKCYEMVDDESSNPVISWSQNDDSFVIWNMTEFSVQLLPKFFKHNNFSSFMRQLNIYGFRKIDSDRWEFSNDGFIKGQKHLLKNICRRKHSQSMDNRKTLLQQDNKVESSEEIENPGLWKEVENLKTDKNSLMQQLVNLRQHQETADDKLLVLKDRLQGMEKNQQQMLSFLVIAMKIPGFLVQLLQPKENNWRMAESGGMLERGIEDGGPPAVDGMIVRYQLPLDELPSPVLVPTDSGKPQQSNHSFDGMKDYFVNSDFMKMLLDEKLCSFESQVPFVLPDLPDDGAWEQLLLASPVRQDSKHDSERANDTEMEIETSSAIGTDFEVSKRFETAFDLMVSSQNLESKSTELGNYPMKS comes from the exons ATGGTGAAATCTGGTGTCAATGATGATGGGTCTCAATCAATACCGCCATTTTTGAGGAAGTGCTATGAAATGGTGGATGATGAGTCCTCGAATCCTGTTATCTCATGGAGCCAAAACGATGACAGCTTCGTCATTTGGAACATGACTGAATTCTCGGTTCAGTTGCTTCCCAAGTTCTTCAAGCACAACAATTTCTCCAGCTTTATGAGGCAACTCAACATCTAC GGTTTCAGAAAAATTGATTCAGATCGATGGGAGTTTTCAAATGATGGATTTATCAAAGGTCAAAAGCACTTGTTAAAGAACATTTGTCGGAGGAAACACTCTCAGAGTATGGATAATCGGAAAACATTGCTGCAGCAAGACAACAAGGTTGAATCTagtgaagaaattgaaaatccAGGGCTATGGAAGGAAGTTGAGAATCTGAAGACTGATAAAAATTCACTTATGCAGCAGTTAGTTAATCTTAGGCAGCATCAGGAAACTGCAGATGACAAGTTGCTTGTCTTAAAAGATCGCCTTCAAGGAATGGAGAAAAACCAGCAGCAGATGCTGTCATTCTTGGTTATAGCCATGAAAATTCCAGGATTTTTGGTTCAGCTACTTCAGCCCAAGGAAAATAATTGGCGCATGGCTGAAAGTGGCGGTATGCTGGAACGAGGAATAGAGGATGGTGGGCCACCAGCTGTCGATGGTATGATAGTAAGGTATCAACTACCTCTTGATGAATTGCCTTCACCTGTTCTTGTACCAACGGATTCGGGAAAACCACAACAATCTAATCATTCTTTTGATGGGATGAAAGACTACTTTGTGAATTCTGATTTCATGAAAATGCTTTTGGATGAAAAATTGTGCTCATTTGAAAGCCAGGTCCCCTTTGTTCTTCCAGACTTACCTGATGATGGTGCATGGGAACAACTTCTGCTTGCTAGTCCTGTTCGTCAAGATTCTAAACATGACAGTGAAAGGGCAAATGACACTGAAATGGAAATAGAAACCTCATCAGCAATTGGAACTGACTTTGAAGTATCTAAGAGGTTTGAAACTGCATTTGATCTAATGGTTAGTTCTCAAAATCTTGAGAGTAAGTCAACAGAGTTAGGAAATTATCCTATGAAGTCTTAA
- the LOC119998880 gene encoding G-type lectin S-receptor-like serine/threonine-protein kinase At1g34300, with amino-acid sequence MSSLSFLFLLLLFVSYPSLSASQKNISSFSISDSPWQPTQDQILLSPNSIFAAGFRPLPDSPILFTFSIWYNKVTNRTIVWSANTYSPVNSTASLVIDSTGELRLIESSTSGKNLWPSKNSSATGISTLVLNDEGNMTYGTWQSFDQPTDTILPNQAMNGRTLLSKNGKFNFSNSKDLFYINWTTNSYWNSDHELMVLDSKGSVTKNNGDSIITADYSNSTRLRRLTLDDDGNLRIYSYDVDSGWTVVWKAVSELCTIYGQCGPNAICMGNVSDSSTYCVCPPGFKPIQGKQDACERKIPMNNPLDTRFLQLDFVNYSGGSNQSNLNVLNFDECKSRCLANESCLGFGFKYDGTGYCVLQLERLLFGYWSPGTEAAMYLRVNRSENDEPIFTGMTNLLETTCSVRISLPSPPEDSNNNPRNIAIISTLFACELISGIVLFWAFLKKYIKYRDMAQSLGLELLPAGGPKRFTHAELRAATKDFENLIGRGGFGDVYRGELPDHRVVAVKCLKNVTGGDGEFWAEVTIVARMHHLNLVRLWGFCAEKGQRILVYEYVPNGSLDKYLFPARRVGGPENRAEMIPISIDEPKPMLDWNVRYRIALGVARAIAYLHEECLEWVLHCDIKPENILLGDDFCPKVSDFGLAKLKKKEDVVTMSRIRGTRGYMAPEWVKMDPITSKADVYSFGMVLLEIVSGVRNFEMQGSLLESEDWYLPRWAFEKVFKEKRVEDILDRHIKHCYDSGLHFEMVERMVKTAMWCLQDRPEMRPTMGKVAKMLEGSVEITEPNKPTIFFLGDD; translated from the coding sequence ATGTCGTCCCTCTcgttcctcttcctcctcctcctcttcgtCTCATATCCTTCACTTTCAGCATCCCAAAAAAACATCTCATCCTTCTCAATTTCAGACTCTCCATGGCAGCCAACACAAGACCAAATCCTCCTCTCTCCCAACTCCATCTTCGCCGCCGGGTTTCGTCCACTACCCGATTCTCCAATTCTCTTCACCTTCTCAATTTGGTACAACAAAGTTACAAACAGGACCATCGTATGGTCTGCAAACACCTACTCTCCTGTCAACAGTACTGCCTCTCTGGTCATCGACAGCACCGGAGAGCTCCGTCTCATTGAATCTTCCACTTCCGGGAAGAACTTGTGGCCTTCAAAAAATTCCAGCGCAACTGGAATTTCTACCCTTGTCTTAAACGATGAAGGTAATATGACTTATGGTACTTGGCAGAGTTTTGATCAACCAACTGATACCATTTTGCCTAACCAGGCAATGAATGGGAGAACGCTTCTCTCAAAGAACGGTAAATTCAACTTCTCGAATTCTAAAGATCTGTTCTATATAAATTGGACTACCAATAGTTACTGGAACTCCGATCATGAACTTATGGTACTTGACAGTAAGGGGAGTGTGACGAAAAACAATGGAGACTCAATCATCACTGCAGATTATAGTAACAGCACAAGATTGCGAAGGTTGACTCTTGATGATGATGGGAATCTCAGGATTTACAGCTATGATGTCGATTCTGGATGGACTGTTGTTTGGAAAGCTGTGTCAGAGTTGTGTACAATCTATGGCCAATGTGGGCCTAATGCTATTTGTATGGGTAATGTTTCAGATTCTTCCACTTACTGTGTTTGCCCACCAGGATTCAAGCCCATTCAGGGAAAACAAGATGCATGTGAGAGGAAGATTCCGATGAATAATCCTCTGGACACCAGATTTCTTCAGCTCGATTTTGTCAATTATAGCGGTGGATCGAACCAGAGCAATCTGAATGTATTGAATTTTGATGAGTGTAAGTCCAGATGCTTAGCCAACGAGTCATGTCTCGGGTTTGGATTCAAGTATGATGGAACCGGGTACTGTGTTCTTCAGCTGGAAAGATTGTTATTTGGGTATTGGTCTCCAGGTACAGAAGCTGCTATGTATTTAAGAGTAAACAGATCTGAAAACGACGAACCCATTTTCACCGGAATGACCAATTTGTTGGAGACCACATGTTCTGTCAGAATTAGCCTACCTTCCCCTCCTGAAGATTCCAACAACAACCCACGAAACATCGCAATCATATCCACACTATTTGCTTGCGAATTGATTTCAGGGATCGTTCTCTTCTGGGCATTTCTAAAGAAATACATCAAGTACAGAGACATGGCTCAGTCCCTCGGCCTTGAACTTCTGCCTGCCGGCGGACCCAAACGGTTCACCCATGCTGAGCTCAGAGCAGCAACAAAGGACTTCGAAAATCTTATAGGGAGAGGCGGATTTGGCGATGTTTATAGAGGGGAATTGCCCGATCACCGTGTGGTAGCCGTCAAGTGTTTGAAAAATGTTACCGGCGGTGACGGCGAATTCTGGGCGGAGGTCACCATCGTCGCGCGGATGCACCATCTTAATTTGGTGAGGCTTTGGGGGTTTTGTGCTGAAAAAGGTCAAAGAATACTTGTTTACGAGTATGTCCCAAATGGGTCTCTTGATAAATACCTCTTTCCAGCGCGTCGGGTCGGGGGTCCAGAAAACCGTGCCGAAATGATCCCGATCTCAATTGACGAGCCGAAGCCGATGCTTGACTGGAATGTGCGGTACCGGATCGCACTCGGCGTCGCGAGAGCGATCGCTTACTTGCACGAGGAGTGTTTGGAATGGGTTCTACATTGCGATATCAAACCCGAAAACATACTCTTGGGGGATGATTTTTGCCCAAAAGTTTCGGATTTCGGGTTAGCCAagttgaagaagaaagaggacgTGGTGACCATGTCACGCATCCGGGGGACCCGTGGGTACATGGCGCCGGAATGGGTGAAGATGGATCCGATTACATCAAAGGCGGATGTGTATAGTTTTGGTATGGTGTTGTTAGAGATTGTGAGCGGGGTTAGAAATTTTGAGATGCAAGGATCATTGTTGGAAAGTGAAGATTGGTATCTCCCAAGATGGGCGTTTGAGAAGGTGTTCAAGGAAAAGAGGGTGGAGGACATTTTGGACCGTCACATTAAGCATTGTTACGATAGTGGTTTACATTTTGAGATGGTTGAGCGTATGGTGAAGACGGCAATGTGGTGCCTTCAAGATCGCCCGGAAATGAGGCCGACCATGGGGAAGGTTGCGAAGATGTTGGAGGGATCGGTGGAGATAACAGAACCAAACAAGCCTACCATATTCTTCTTAGGAGATGACTAA